The Musa acuminata AAA Group cultivar baxijiao chromosome BXJ2-5, Cavendish_Baxijiao_AAA, whole genome shotgun sequence genomic interval CATagggttaattatatataattagtccAATTTAGTATTTTGATTCAAACACTTTCTTTACACTTACAAAATAAATCACTCAAATCCTTATAtaagattaaaaagataatttttattatattataaattaaaaataatgatattaaatatttcactttagaTCATAATCGAGCTTTTAAAAACATACTGATCGAGATATTAAAGATATCATATAAAAACATCATACTTCAATTTATGTTACCCTTTTAGAGCATTAgatgaaatattttattatttagcaaaatataacaaaaaaaatgataaaagaatatAATAAAGTATTTTTTGGATTCATGAAATCAGGTAAATTTAAAAACAAAGAATCTGAATATGGAAATACCTTTTTTTGTAAAGAAATAAAATCATGAAAAttaatatttgattattttataaacaCCTTAAAGGTTTTGATGAAGGAAGatatagagaaaaaaatataatcagtgatataattttatatatgatTGTTCTCCAAGTTTCATTTGATCGATGAATTTTTTAATAATGGTATCTTCTTGGAGACGATGAATATGACCTGTTTGAGGTAAACAATTACATGCATTTTATTTGACGTCGATCGTTGAGAAAACATGAGTTAGCAAAAATATCTGATAAACATGCgaatttaaaataaagtaaaattgGTTGTTCATGTGGTTGAATTGAatcgaagaaaaaaataaataaatttaaggctaattatatattatctcttataattagttatatttaatgttttgatctttataattataaatattacattgagatccttatacttataaaagtgaaatatttaatctaattTCTTCTCACGTCATCAATTATACTGATAGAAATATTGTATATGCTCAATTGTAAATCGAAGTGAGGCAAAATCAATACGTGATTAGCAGTAAACCTTATGATATTTTCGTTAGTATAGTCGAAGATACAAAGAAAatcgagattaaatattttatttttataagtataaattttttaatataatttttaaaaatacatgAATCAGGATGTTAAAGAGTTAATTATAAGAGATGATTTATAATTAGttcagaaatttataaaaatatataaacaatcaaaatttattttttattcatttaatgAACGAGAGGGTTTTATTTTTATTGGGCTTCTCTTCGTTGAAGTCCCAATACGGCCCGCATCAAGCGGCCTCTCCACGCTTAGTATAAATAGGCGGATGCTCGATCCACAGCCATATCCTTCGCTCCCGCTTCCTTCACTTTTTGTAGGGTTAGGGTTTTGCGCCGTCCGACCCCGCCGCGAGATCGATTGATTGATGGACCCGTCCTACAAGAAGCGGAAGGCGGACGAGAACGGCGCCCTCGCCACCGCCATCCCGGCGGCCGAATTGACGCCGGAGGATGGCCGTAAAATCATTGACGCATTCTCCCTCGACCAGCTCCGCGACATCGTCGCCGCCGCCGTTTCCCGCGGCGAGCCTGGCGTCCTCGCCGACGTCCGCGCTATCGCGGATCGCGACCAGAGCCAGCGCAAGCTCTTCATCCGCGGCCTCGGCATGGAGACCACTACTGACGCCGTTCGCTCCCTCTTCTCTACGTACGGCGAGATTGAGGAGGCCGCTGTTATTGTTGACAGGGCCACCGGGAAGAGCAAGGGTTACGGGTTCATCACCTTCCGCCATATCGACGGTGCCCTCCGTGCCCTAAAAGAGCCATCCAAGAAGATCGATGGCCGGATGACGGTCACCCAGCTTGCTGCTGCCGGTAACTCCGGGTCCGGCGCTGCTCCGTCCGCCGATGTCTCTCTCCGCAAGATCTACGTGGCGAACGTCCCCGCTGACATGCCATCTGACCGACTCCTTGCCCATTTCTCCTCTTACGGTGAGATCGAGGAGGGCCCTCTTGGGTTCGACAAGCAGACGGGGAAATTCCGGGGCTTCGCCCTCTTCGTCTACAAGACAGTGGAGGGGGCAAGAAATTCCCTCGTGGATCCCAATAAGAACATCGATGGGCATAACTTGGTCTGCAAGCTTGCAATAGAGGG includes:
- the LOC135582644 gene encoding UBP1-associated protein 2C-like, with the protein product MDPSYKKRKADENGALATAIPAAELTPEDGRKIIDAFSLDQLRDIVAAAVSRGEPGVLADVRAIADRDQSQRKLFIRGLGMETTTDAVRSLFSTYGEIEEAAVIVDRATGKSKGYGFITFRHIDGALRALKEPSKKIDGRMTVTQLAAAGNSGSGAAPSADVSLRKIYVANVPADMPSDRLLAHFSSYGEIEEGPLGFDKQTGKFRGFALFVYKTVEGARNSLVDPNKNIDGHNLVCKLAIEGKKGKPGAPAPGAAPMGGVPGQPMGGGADMGPDGLGLGAQSSLPSSLSSQYGGPGSGLGSYGGYSGSALPGAAGLSHHHNMNSSLPSSMGPGTPGLSSVGSQVPSSLGGAVAGGYGGGLGGPLGSSQYGGPGSGGYGGYGMGSSLYRMPPSSVGMPSGGYPEGGHYPLSSSAYQGQHHQPAGSSPGQRVPGGGLYPNVPPYY